The Elgaria multicarinata webbii isolate HBS135686 ecotype San Diego chromosome 1, rElgMul1.1.pri, whole genome shotgun sequence genome has a window encoding:
- the ACKR4 gene encoding atypical chemokine receptor 4 produces MESYINSSEDYYYYYRDDFNATVDYTLFEMLCIKEEVRTFNKSFLPAFYSIVFLVGLAGNSLVVAIYAYFKKLRTRTDVYIMNLAIADLLLLFTLPFWAANAVHGWVMGIPLCKITSAMYTMTFSASMQFLACISVDRYKAVVKSQGQQGVMKQCSKTCSFVWMAAILLCIPDLIFNTVKEHHNRFACLYTFPESLGKIIKVTLEIMETFLSFVLPFFVMLVCYTGVARALIGSPSVKKYKPLKVLAAIILAFIITQLPYNVIKVWRAIEIIQPLVKDCHVSKAVDVALQVTNSFALFHSCLNPILYFFMGASFRMHMVKIAKRYGYWRRQQSTAPEEICMDHEDTAGQTSSFSI; encoded by the coding sequence ATGGAGTCCTACATAAACTCTTCAgaagactactactactactaccgtGATGACTTTAATGCTACTGTTGACTACACTTTATTTGAAATGTTGTGCATCAAAGAAGAGGTAAGAACTTTCAACAAGTCGTTCCTACCAGCATTTTACTCGATTGTCTTCCTTGTTGGGCTTGCTGGGAATTCCCTCGTGGTGGCAATTTACGCCTACTTCAAAAAACTGAGGACCAGAACAGATGTATACATCATGAATTTGGCAATTGCCGATTTGTTACTGCTTTTCACTCTTCCGTTCTGGGCGGCAAATGCTGTACACGGATGGGTGATGGGTATCCCCTTGTGCAAAATCACCTCCGCTATGTACACCATGACCTTCAGCGCTAGCATGCAGTTCCTGGCCTGCATCAGCGTCGACCGATACAAGGCCGTCGTCAAATCCCAAGGCCAGCAAGGCGTTATGAAGCAATGCAGCAAAACGTGTTCCTTTGTCtggatggctgccattttgctttgCATTCCCGATCTAATTTTTAACACGGTCAAGGAGCATCATAACAGATTTGCCTGCCTTTACACATTTCCCGAGAGCTTAGGGAAAATCATTAAAGTCACCCTCGAAATCATGGAAACGTTCCTGAGTTTTGTGCTGCCCTTCTTCGTCATGCTGGTTTGCTACACTGGAGTGGCCAGAGCTCTCATCGGGAGCCCCAGTGTTAAAAAATACAAGCCTCTGAAAGTCCTCGCTGCAATCATTTTGGCCTTTATCATCACCCAACTGCCTTACAACGTCATCAAGGTTTGGAGAGCCATAGAGATCATCCAGCCCCTGGTGAAGGACTGCCACGTCAGCAAAGCCGTTGATGTTGCATTGCAGGTAACCAACAGCTTCGCCTTGTTTCACAGCTGCCTCAACCCCATCCTGTATTTCTTTATGGGGGCCTCTTTCAGAATGCATATGGTCAAAATAGCAAAACGTTATGGCTACTGGAGAAGACAACAGAGCACAGCACCTGAAGAGATTTGTATGGACCATGAAGACACAGCAGGACAAACAAGTAGTTTTAGTATTTAG